A genomic window from Macaca mulatta isolate MMU2019108-1 chromosome 19, T2T-MMU8v2.0, whole genome shotgun sequence includes:
- the FXYD5 gene encoding FXYD domain-containing ion transport regulator 5 isoform X1: MSPFGRLCLLTIVGLILPTRGQTLKYTTSISSADPTIMDIQVPTPAPDAVYTELQATPPTPTWPADETPQPQTQTQTQRPTGVDGPLVTDPETHKSTKTAHPTEDTTTLSERPSPSTDVQTDPQTLKPSGFHEDDPFFYDEHTLRKRGLLVAAVLFITGIIILTSENWGWVGRAPRPGGGL; encoded by the exons ATGTCGCCCTTTGGTCGCCTGTGTCTTCTCACCATCGTTGGCCTGATTCTCCCCACCAGAG GACAGACGTTGAAGTATACCACGTCCATTTCTTCAGCAGACCCAACTATCATGGACATTCAGGTCCCGACACCAGCCCCAG ACGCAGTCTACACAGAACTCCAGGCCACCCCTCCGACCCCAACCTGGCCTGCTGATG AAACACCACAACCCCAGACCCAGACCCAGACCCAGCGACCGACAGGAGTGGATGGGCCTCTAGTGACAGATCCAGAGACACACAAGAGCACCAAAACAG CTCATCCCACTGAAGACACCACGACGCTCTCTGAGAGACCATCCCCAAGCACAGATGTCCAGACAGACCCCCAGACCCTCAAGCCATCTG GTTTTCACGAGGATGACCCCTTCTTCTATG ATGAACACACCCTCCGGAAACGGGGGCTGTTGGTCGCAGCTGTGCTGTTCATCACAggcatcatcatcctcaccagtGAGAACTGGGGTTGGGTGGGAAGGGCACCAAGACCAGGAGGGGGCTTATGA
- the FXYD5 gene encoding FXYD domain-containing ion transport regulator 5 isoform X2 — protein MSPFGRLCLLTIVGLILPTRGQTLKYTTSISSADPTIMDIQVPTPAPDAVYTELQATPPTPTWPADETPQPQTQTQTQRPTGVDGPLVTDPETHKSTKTAHPTEDTTTLSERPSPSTDVQTDPQTLKPSGFHEDDPFFYDEHTLRKRGLLVAAVLFITGIIILTSGKCRQLSGLCRNYCR, from the exons ATGTCGCCCTTTGGTCGCCTGTGTCTTCTCACCATCGTTGGCCTGATTCTCCCCACCAGAG GACAGACGTTGAAGTATACCACGTCCATTTCTTCAGCAGACCCAACTATCATGGACATTCAGGTCCCGACACCAGCCCCAG ACGCAGTCTACACAGAACTCCAGGCCACCCCTCCGACCCCAACCTGGCCTGCTGATG AAACACCACAACCCCAGACCCAGACCCAGACCCAGCGACCGACAGGAGTGGATGGGCCTCTAGTGACAGATCCAGAGACACACAAGAGCACCAAAACAG CTCATCCCACTGAAGACACCACGACGCTCTCTGAGAGACCATCCCCAAGCACAGATGTCCAGACAGACCCCCAGACCCTCAAGCCATCTG GTTTTCACGAGGATGACCCCTTCTTCTATG ATGAACACACCCTCCGGAAACGGGGGCTGTTGGTCGCAGCTGTGCTGTTCATCACAggcatcatcatcctcacca GTGGCAAATGCAGACAGCTGTCCGGGTTATGCCGGAATTATTGCAGGTGA
- the FXYD5 gene encoding FXYD domain-containing ion transport regulator 5 isoform X5 — MSPFGRLCLLTIVGLILPTRGQTLKYTTSISSADPTIMDIQVPTPAPDAVYTELQATPPTPTWPADAHPTEDTTTLSERPSPSTDVQTDPQTLKPSGFHEDDPFFYDEHTLRKRGLLVAAVLFITGIIILTSGKCRQLSGLCRNYCR, encoded by the exons ATGTCGCCCTTTGGTCGCCTGTGTCTTCTCACCATCGTTGGCCTGATTCTCCCCACCAGAG GACAGACGTTGAAGTATACCACGTCCATTTCTTCAGCAGACCCAACTATCATGGACATTCAGGTCCCGACACCAGCCCCAG ACGCAGTCTACACAGAACTCCAGGCCACCCCTCCGACCCCAACCTGGCCTGCTGATG CTCATCCCACTGAAGACACCACGACGCTCTCTGAGAGACCATCCCCAAGCACAGATGTCCAGACAGACCCCCAGACCCTCAAGCCATCTG GTTTTCACGAGGATGACCCCTTCTTCTATG ATGAACACACCCTCCGGAAACGGGGGCTGTTGGTCGCAGCTGTGCTGTTCATCACAggcatcatcatcctcacca GTGGCAAATGCAGACAGCTGTCCGGGTTATGCCGGAATTATTGCAGGTGA
- the FXYD5 gene encoding FXYD domain-containing ion transport regulator 5 isoform X3 — MSPFGRLCLLTIVGLILPTRGQTLKYTTSISSADPTIMDIQVPTPAPETPQPQTQTQTQRPTGVDGPLVTDPETHKSTKTAHPTEDTTTLSERPSPSTDVQTDPQTLKPSGFHEDDPFFYDEHTLRKRGLLVAAVLFITGIIILTSGKCRQLSGLCRNYCR; from the exons ATGTCGCCCTTTGGTCGCCTGTGTCTTCTCACCATCGTTGGCCTGATTCTCCCCACCAGAG GACAGACGTTGAAGTATACCACGTCCATTTCTTCAGCAGACCCAACTATCATGGACATTCAGGTCCCGACACCAGCCCCAG AAACACCACAACCCCAGACCCAGACCCAGACCCAGCGACCGACAGGAGTGGATGGGCCTCTAGTGACAGATCCAGAGACACACAAGAGCACCAAAACAG CTCATCCCACTGAAGACACCACGACGCTCTCTGAGAGACCATCCCCAAGCACAGATGTCCAGACAGACCCCCAGACCCTCAAGCCATCTG GTTTTCACGAGGATGACCCCTTCTTCTATG ATGAACACACCCTCCGGAAACGGGGGCTGTTGGTCGCAGCTGTGCTGTTCATCACAggcatcatcatcctcacca GTGGCAAATGCAGACAGCTGTCCGGGTTATGCCGGAATTATTGCAGGTGA
- the FXYD5 gene encoding FXYD domain-containing ion transport regulator 5 isoform X4, translating to MSPFGRLCLLTIVGLILPTRGQTLKYTTSISSADPTIMDIQVPTPAPDAVYTELQATPPTPTWPADETPQPQTQTQTQRPTGVDGPLVTDPETHKSTKTGFHEDDPFFYDEHTLRKRGLLVAAVLFITGIIILTSGKCRQLSGLCRNYCR from the exons ATGTCGCCCTTTGGTCGCCTGTGTCTTCTCACCATCGTTGGCCTGATTCTCCCCACCAGAG GACAGACGTTGAAGTATACCACGTCCATTTCTTCAGCAGACCCAACTATCATGGACATTCAGGTCCCGACACCAGCCCCAG ACGCAGTCTACACAGAACTCCAGGCCACCCCTCCGACCCCAACCTGGCCTGCTGATG AAACACCACAACCCCAGACCCAGACCCAGACCCAGCGACCGACAGGAGTGGATGGGCCTCTAGTGACAGATCCAGAGACACACAAGAGCACCAAAACAG GTTTTCACGAGGATGACCCCTTCTTCTATG ATGAACACACCCTCCGGAAACGGGGGCTGTTGGTCGCAGCTGTGCTGTTCATCACAggcatcatcatcctcacca GTGGCAAATGCAGACAGCTGTCCGGGTTATGCCGGAATTATTGCAGGTGA